One Curtobacterium herbarum genomic window carries:
- a CDS encoding LacI family DNA-binding transcriptional regulator, with amino-acid sequence MVPVIDRWFTAKALGGVDAELQAAGHDLVLYNLGGPGGDRHRAFRRTMLRQRVDALVLLSLVLDETERRELQVSELPTVVIGGPARDLRNIGVDDHEVAALAVTHLVELGHRDVAYVGGQDEAGFSVAVPYRRRDGFTEAMARAGASVRPTWYADGRFSFAGGVAAGTALLDVAARERPTAVVCASDEMALGVVVAAHRLGLDVPRDVSVTGVDGHEYGEVLGLTTVAQDPEAQGRVAARTVVLEAQGASPGPLPPSAARLVVRRTTARPSR; translated from the coding sequence GTGGTGCCGGTGATCGACCGGTGGTTCACCGCCAAGGCCCTGGGCGGGGTCGACGCCGAGCTCCAGGCCGCCGGACACGACCTGGTCCTGTACAACCTCGGCGGCCCCGGCGGTGACCGACACCGGGCCTTCCGCCGCACGATGCTGCGCCAGCGGGTCGATGCGCTGGTGCTGCTGTCGCTGGTCCTCGACGAGACCGAGCGACGCGAGCTGCAGGTGAGCGAGCTGCCGACCGTCGTGATCGGCGGACCGGCCCGCGACCTGCGGAACATCGGTGTCGACGACCACGAGGTCGCGGCCCTGGCGGTCACGCACCTCGTGGAGCTCGGACACCGCGACGTCGCCTACGTCGGCGGCCAGGACGAAGCCGGGTTCAGCGTGGCCGTGCCGTACCGCCGCCGTGACGGCTTCACCGAGGCGATGGCCCGCGCCGGGGCGTCGGTCCGCCCGACCTGGTACGCCGACGGTCGCTTCTCGTTCGCCGGCGGCGTCGCGGCGGGCACCGCGTTGCTCGACGTCGCCGCGCGGGAGCGACCGACCGCGGTCGTCTGCGCCTCCGACGAGATGGCGCTCGGCGTCGTCGTCGCCGCGCACCGGCTCGGGCTCGACGTGCCGCGGGACGTCTCCGTCACCGGCGTCGACGGGCACGAGTACGGCGAGGTCCTCGGGCTGACGACCGTCGCGCAGGACCCGGAGGCGCAGGGTCGCGTGGCCGCGCGGACGGTCGTCCTGGAGGCCCAGGGCGCGTCCCCGGGACCGCTCCCGCCGTCCGCCGCGCGGCTCGTCGTGCGGCGGACGACCGCGCGACCGTCCCGGTGA
- a CDS encoding MBL fold metallo-hydrolase, with protein sequence MLVTKLEHACLVVEQDGDRLVIDPGAYTRPVEATGVVAVVVTHEHPDHGTAEQLTRILERNPGVPVLGPAGVASALAGSVVVDVVTDGDTRTVGAFTLTFHGTRHQLIHSSVPVVDNTGVLVNGTLFHPGDAYIDPGVPVEVFATPVGAPWLKIGELMDHLAAVAPHRAFPIHEATLSDIGFVGHTDRIRQAVEPAGQVVVLRPGESLTV encoded by the coding sequence ATGCTGGTCACGAAACTCGAGCACGCCTGTCTCGTCGTCGAGCAGGACGGCGACCGCCTGGTCATCGACCCCGGCGCCTACACCCGCCCGGTCGAGGCGACGGGCGTCGTCGCCGTCGTCGTCACGCACGAGCACCCCGACCACGGCACGGCCGAGCAACTCACACGGATCCTGGAACGGAACCCCGGCGTCCCGGTCCTCGGCCCGGCCGGGGTCGCGTCGGCGCTGGCCGGGTCGGTCGTCGTGGACGTGGTGACCGACGGCGACACCCGGACCGTCGGTGCCTTCACCCTGACCTTCCACGGCACGCGGCACCAGCTCATCCACTCGTCGGTGCCGGTCGTCGACAACACCGGGGTGCTCGTCAACGGCACGCTGTTCCACCCGGGGGACGCCTACATCGACCCGGGGGTGCCCGTCGAGGTGTTCGCGACGCCGGTCGGGGCGCCGTGGTTGAAGATCGGCGAGCTGATGGACCACCTGGCCGCGGTCGCCCCACACCGGGCGTTCCCGATCCACGAGGCCACGCTGTCCGACATCGGGTTCGTCGGACACACGGACCGGATCCGGCAGGCCGTCGAGCCGGCGGGCCAGGTCGTCGTGCTCCGGCCGGGGGAGTCGCTCACGGTCTGA
- a CDS encoding fluoride efflux transporter FluC: MDPTRRPQHTGPARGGPARGGPARGGPARGGPAQGGPAQERPPHRRWSLIVLVAFGGAIGTAVRAFLAQAFPAVDGISWTILAINVVGAFCLGLLLDTLARRGPDVGRRRSLRLFVGTGVLGGFTTYSTLANDTARLLGDGRWAAGGGYALLSVVLGLAAVVAGLAVAGGTTERAAR, from the coding sequence ATGGACCCGACCCGACGGCCGCAGCACACCGGACCGGCCCGAGGTGGACCGGCCCGAGGTGGACCGGCCCGAGGTGGACCGGCCCGAGGCGGGCCGGCACAGGGTGGACCGGCGCAGGAGCGGCCGCCGCACCGGCGCTGGTCGCTGATCGTCCTCGTGGCGTTCGGCGGCGCGATCGGCACCGCGGTCCGCGCCTTCCTCGCGCAGGCGTTCCCGGCCGTCGACGGGATCAGCTGGACGATCCTCGCGATCAACGTCGTCGGCGCGTTCTGCCTCGGACTGCTGCTCGACACCCTCGCCCGCCGGGGTCCGGACGTCGGGCGTCGTCGGTCGCTCCGGCTGTTCGTCGGCACCGGCGTGCTCGGCGGGTTCACGACCTACAGCACCCTGGCGAACGACACTGCCCGACTGCTCGGCGACGGTCGGTGGGCGGCCGGCGGCGGGTACGCGCTGCTGTCGGTGGTGCTCGGGCTCGCCGCGGTGGTCGCCGGGCTCGCGGTCGCGGGCGGCACGACGGAGCGGGCAGCGCGGTGA
- the crcB gene encoding fluoride efflux transporter CrcB translates to MTALTLLVVALGGGVGAALRFVLDGVVKTRVTRFPLGTLLINVSGSLVLGVVTGLGEAGTLAVPMVAVLGTGMMGGYTTFSTASVETVQLLRSGKTRLAVLNGLGMLVVSVGAAALGLQLGRNT, encoded by the coding sequence GTGACCGCCCTGACGCTGCTGGTCGTCGCGCTCGGCGGCGGAGTCGGGGCAGCGCTGCGGTTCGTCCTGGACGGTGTCGTCAAGACCCGGGTGACCCGGTTCCCCCTCGGCACGCTGCTCATCAACGTCTCCGGATCGCTCGTCCTCGGGGTCGTCACGGGCCTGGGGGAGGCCGGCACGCTCGCGGTCCCGATGGTCGCCGTGCTCGGGACGGGCATGATGGGTGGGTACACGACGTTCTCGACGGCGAGCGTCGAGACCGTGCAGCTCCTCCGATCCGGCAAGACCCGGCTCGCCGTCCTGAACGGCCTCGGGATGCTCGTCGTCTCGGTCGGCGCTGCTGCGCTCGGCCTCCAGCTCGGAAGGAACACATGA
- a CDS encoding histidine phosphatase family protein, with translation MTSERPGELVLVRHGETEWSKSGQHTGRTDIPLTENGVTQAGRAARYLADRDFALALSSPLARARETARIIGVDPELDEDLYEWDYGAYEGLTTPQIKVQRHGPWDLWTDGVPAGDTPGESAAEVRVRVERVINRARPVLAEGQDAIFVAHGHVLRALGAAWIRLAPQDGAVLKLGTATVSTLGYEHGRPVIDAWNITPS, from the coding sequence ATGACCTCGGAACGCCCCGGCGAACTCGTCCTCGTCCGCCACGGAGAGACGGAGTGGTCGAAGAGCGGGCAGCACACCGGCCGCACCGACATCCCGCTGACGGAGAACGGTGTCACGCAGGCCGGACGGGCCGCCCGGTACCTGGCGGACCGCGACTTCGCGCTCGCGCTGTCGAGCCCCCTCGCCCGGGCCCGCGAGACCGCCCGCATCATCGGCGTCGACCCGGAGCTCGACGAGGACCTGTACGAGTGGGACTACGGCGCGTACGAGGGGCTGACGACGCCGCAGATCAAGGTCCAGCGCCACGGCCCGTGGGACCTCTGGACCGACGGGGTCCCGGCCGGCGACACCCCCGGTGAGAGCGCCGCCGAGGTCAGGGTCCGCGTCGAGCGGGTCATCAACCGCGCGCGCCCCGTCCTCGCCGAGGGGCAGGACGCGATCTTCGTCGCGCACGGCCACGTGCTCCGCGCCCTCGGTGCCGCGTGGATCCGTCTGGCTCCGCAGGACGGTGCGGTGCTGAAGCTCGGCACGGCGACGGTCAGCACGCTGGGGTACGAGCACGGCCGACCCGTCATCGACGCCTGGAACATCACCCCGTCCTGA
- a CDS encoding GNAT family N-acetyltransferase, producing MDTADDYTLLPTAPPLEDYLRLRRDSGLTPVTAEQGAPAIAGAWSACHVVDAAGTPVAMGRVIGDGGWHFHIVDVATDPAHQRQGLGRAVVEWLVADIRDRAPAGPWVSLIADPPGQRLYRSLGFEDVSPSLGMGIVLGAD from the coding sequence ATGGACACCGCCGACGACTACACACTGCTGCCGACCGCCCCGCCGCTCGAGGACTACCTGCGGCTGCGGCGCGACTCCGGCCTGACACCGGTGACGGCCGAGCAGGGCGCGCCGGCCATCGCGGGTGCCTGGTCGGCCTGCCACGTCGTCGACGCTGCGGGCACACCGGTGGCGATGGGCCGCGTGATCGGCGACGGCGGGTGGCACTTCCACATCGTGGACGTCGCGACGGACCCGGCACACCAGCGACAGGGCCTCGGCCGCGCGGTGGTCGAGTGGCTCGTGGCGGACATCCGCGACCGCGCCCCGGCGGGCCCCTGGGTCTCACTCATCGCCGACCCGCCCGGGCAGCGGCTGTACCGCTCGCTCGGGTTCGAGGACGTGTCGCCGAGCCTCGGCATGGGGATCGTGCTCGGCGCTGACTGA
- a CDS encoding FUSC family protein, which produces MTTAPHSTRTTNLEGAARAAIAGGVPLALLIGLGMPQYAAFAMFAGFTAIFGATEPYRQRAVTTGVAGALQVACMAAGIAVSLLGAPLWLQGTGLVLVLVVAVSTLSALRTIPAQPIFPVFAFVVSALVPVHTGDLPLLATIILGSVVWAWLVAMSGAAFRRVLHPYAPHRFRPLADPKHRSLAVVGTSALWETVALNVVGALVAGTVAEFLPGLGHPYWAVIAVVSTLPALRQRHTVSRAVQRVVGTVGGTVVAVGILLLEPSAWWIVVIAVIGQFMAEVFVARNYAVCLLFLTPLALAVSWLSLPEAPGLLALDRIVQTLLGAFVSVALLAVGRVVERRRGRALGATSSIRTV; this is translated from the coding sequence ATGACGACCGCTCCGCACTCGACCCGCACCACCAACCTCGAGGGCGCAGCCCGCGCCGCGATCGCGGGCGGGGTCCCGCTCGCGCTGCTCATCGGACTCGGGATGCCGCAGTACGCCGCGTTCGCGATGTTCGCCGGATTCACCGCGATCTTCGGCGCCACCGAGCCCTACCGGCAGCGTGCCGTGACCACGGGTGTCGCCGGCGCACTGCAGGTCGCGTGCATGGCCGCCGGCATCGCGGTGTCGCTGCTCGGGGCACCGCTGTGGCTGCAGGGCACCGGACTCGTCCTCGTGCTCGTCGTCGCGGTGTCCACGCTCAGCGCGCTCCGGACGATCCCCGCCCAGCCGATCTTCCCGGTGTTCGCGTTCGTGGTGTCCGCCCTCGTCCCGGTGCACACCGGCGACCTGCCGCTCCTCGCCACGATCATCCTCGGCTCGGTCGTCTGGGCGTGGCTCGTCGCGATGTCCGGCGCGGCCTTCCGCCGGGTGCTGCACCCGTACGCACCGCACCGGTTCCGCCCGCTCGCGGACCCGAAGCACCGGTCACTGGCGGTCGTGGGCACGTCGGCGCTCTGGGAGACCGTCGCGCTCAACGTCGTCGGCGCGCTCGTGGCCGGGACGGTCGCCGAGTTCCTGCCCGGTCTCGGCCACCCGTACTGGGCCGTGATCGCCGTCGTGTCGACCCTGCCGGCGCTCCGGCAGCGCCACACCGTCTCCCGCGCCGTGCAGCGTGTGGTCGGCACCGTCGGCGGCACCGTGGTCGCGGTCGGGATCCTGCTGCTCGAGCCCTCGGCGTGGTGGATCGTCGTGATCGCCGTCATCGGGCAGTTCATGGCCGAGGTCTTCGTCGCCCGGAACTACGCCGTCTGCCTGCTGTTCCTGACGCCGCTGGCCCTCGCGGTGTCGTGGCTCAGCCTGCCCGAGGCACCGGGCCTGCTGGCGCTCGACCGGATCGTGCAGACGCTGCTCGGCGCGTTCGTCAGCGTCGCACTCCTGGCGGTCGGACGGGTCGTCGAACGGCGCCGCGGGCGGGCCCTGGGGGCGACCAGCAGCATCCGCACGGTCTGA
- the leuC gene encoding 3-isopropylmalate dehydratase large subunit, translating into MGRTLAEKVWDDHVVVKGEDGNPDLLYIDLHLVHEVTSPQAFDGLRQAGRPVRRLDLTIATEDHNTPTLAIDRPIADPTSRTQIETLRRNCAEFGVRLHSLGDKEQGIVHVVGPQLGLTMPGITVVCGDSHTSTHGAFGAMAFGIGTSEVEHVLATQTLPLKPFKTMAVTVEGTLRTGVTAKDIILAVIAQIGTGGGQGYVLEYRGSAIRALSMEGRMTICNMSIEAGARAGMVAPDQTTYDYVQGRDHAPTGADWDDAVAYWDTLATDDDAVFDAEVFIDADTLEPFVTWGTNPGQGVSLSDAVPDPADYADPNDRAAASRALEYMDIEAGTPMKDIAVDAVFMGSCTNSRIEDLRAFASVIRGREKAPGVRVMVVPGSARVRLEAEAEGLDKVFTDFGAEWRFAGCSMCLGMNPDQLAPGERCASTSNRNFEGRQGKGGRTHLVSPLVAAATAVRGTLSSPWDLDDDARLTVPVTAGGNH; encoded by the coding sequence ATGGGCAGGACGCTCGCCGAGAAGGTGTGGGACGACCACGTCGTCGTCAAGGGAGAGGACGGGAACCCCGACCTCCTGTACATCGACCTCCACCTCGTGCACGAGGTGACCAGCCCGCAGGCCTTCGACGGTCTCCGGCAGGCCGGTCGCCCGGTGCGTCGCCTGGACCTCACCATCGCGACCGAGGACCACAACACGCCGACGCTCGCCATCGACCGTCCGATCGCGGACCCGACGAGCCGGACGCAGATCGAGACGCTCCGCCGCAACTGCGCCGAGTTCGGTGTCCGCCTGCACTCGCTGGGCGACAAGGAGCAGGGCATCGTGCACGTCGTCGGCCCGCAGCTCGGCCTGACCATGCCCGGCATCACGGTGGTCTGCGGCGACTCGCACACGTCGACCCACGGGGCGTTCGGCGCGATGGCGTTCGGCATCGGCACCAGCGAGGTCGAGCACGTCCTGGCGACGCAGACCCTGCCGCTGAAGCCCTTCAAGACGATGGCCGTCACGGTCGAGGGCACGCTCCGCACCGGGGTCACCGCGAAGGACATCATCCTCGCCGTCATCGCGCAGATCGGCACCGGCGGTGGCCAGGGCTACGTCCTGGAGTACCGCGGGTCGGCGATCCGGGCGCTCTCGATGGAGGGCCGGATGACCATCTGCAACATGTCCATCGAAGCGGGCGCCCGCGCCGGCATGGTCGCCCCCGACCAGACCACCTACGACTACGTCCAGGGCCGCGACCACGCCCCGACCGGCGCCGACTGGGACGACGCCGTCGCGTACTGGGACACCCTGGCCACCGACGACGACGCGGTGTTCGACGCGGAGGTCTTCATCGACGCCGACACGCTCGAGCCGTTCGTCACCTGGGGCACGAACCCCGGCCAGGGCGTCTCGCTGTCCGACGCCGTGCCGGACCCGGCGGACTACGCCGACCCGAACGACCGCGCCGCGGCCTCCCGCGCGCTCGAGTACATGGACATCGAGGCCGGCACGCCGATGAAGGACATCGCGGTGGACGCGGTCTTCATGGGCTCCTGCACGAACTCCCGCATCGAGGACCTCCGGGCCTTCGCCTCCGTCATCAGGGGCCGTGAGAAGGCACCCGGTGTGCGTGTCATGGTCGTCCCCGGCTCTGCTCGGGTCCGGCTCGAGGCCGAGGCCGAGGGGCTCGACAAGGTCTTCACCGACTTCGGCGCCGAGTGGCGCTTCGCCGGCTGCTCGATGTGCCTCGGCATGAACCCCGACCAGCTCGCGCCGGGGGAGCGATGCGCCTCGACCTCGAACCGCAACTTCGAGGGTCGGCAGGGCAAGGGCGGCCGGACCCACCTGGTCTCGCCGCTCGTCGCGGCCGCGACCGCCGTCCGCGGGACGCTCTCGAGCCCGTGGGACCTGGACGACGACGCACGCCTGACCGTGCCGGTGACCGCTGGAGGGAACCACTGA
- the leuD gene encoding 3-isopropylmalate dehydratase small subunit encodes MDKITTVTGVAAPLKRSNVDTDQIIPAVYLKRVTKTGFEDALFSGWRQDPGFVLNQPAFQGARVLIAGPDFGTGSSREHAVWALRDFGFSVVVSPRFADIFKGNAGKQGLVTAMVPEPEIERMWAAIDAQPGIEATVDLATQRVSIGDVDVAFEIDAYTRWRLMEGLDDIGLTLRDETSITEFEHCRSSWRPKTLPVK; translated from the coding sequence ATGGACAAGATCACCACGGTCACCGGGGTCGCCGCACCGCTCAAGCGGTCGAACGTCGACACCGACCAGATCATCCCTGCCGTGTACCTGAAGCGGGTCACGAAGACCGGGTTCGAGGACGCGCTGTTCTCCGGCTGGCGCCAGGACCCCGGGTTCGTGCTCAACCAGCCGGCGTTCCAGGGCGCGCGCGTCCTGATCGCCGGACCGGACTTCGGCACCGGCTCGTCGCGCGAGCACGCGGTGTGGGCACTCCGCGACTTCGGCTTCAGCGTGGTCGTGTCCCCCCGTTTCGCGGACATCTTCAAGGGCAACGCCGGCAAGCAGGGCCTGGTCACCGCGATGGTGCCGGAGCCCGAGATCGAGCGGATGTGGGCCGCCATCGACGCGCAGCCGGGCATCGAGGCGACCGTGGACCTGGCGACACAGCGCGTGTCGATCGGCGACGTGGACGTGGCTTTCGAGATCGACGCTTACACTCGTTGGCGGTTGATGGAAGGGCTCGACGACATCGGGCTCACCCTCCGTGACGAGACCTCGATCACGGAGTTCGAACACTGCCGCTCCAGTTGGCGGCCGAAGACATTGCCGGTGAAGTAG
- the murA gene encoding UDP-N-acetylglucosamine 1-carboxyvinyltransferase, with the protein MNSLVQDAAAAGARVGLKSDEIVIRGGKPLVGRIEVRGAKNLATKAMVAALLGDTPSILKDVPDISDVKVVRGLLEVHGVRVTDPARGELILDPSRVETAHFAEIDAHAGSSRIPILFCGPLLHKLGEAFIPDLGGCRIGDRPIDFHLDALRAMGAVVDKQISGIHITAPNGLKGANIELPYPSVGATEQVLLSSVLAEGTTELRNAAIEPEIMDLIAILQKMGAIVTVEPSRTIFIEGVKSLRGYTHRAINDRNEAASWASAALATNGDIFVEGAKQQELMTFLNVFRKVGGGFDIQEDGIRFYRELDVLKPVVIETDVHPGFMTDWQQPLVVALTQAEGQSVVHETVYENRFGFTDALNEMGADIVVHKEGLPGHDRRVARRPFEQAAVVTGPTKLHGANVRVPDLRGGFSHLIAALTADGESHITNVGIISRGYEHFIPKLRKLGADFDFAG; encoded by the coding sequence GTGAACTCTCTCGTACAGGACGCAGCAGCTGCAGGGGCGCGCGTCGGGTTGAAGTCGGACGAGATCGTCATCCGCGGGGGCAAGCCCCTCGTGGGACGCATCGAGGTCCGCGGTGCGAAGAACCTGGCGACCAAGGCCATGGTCGCCGCGCTCCTCGGAGACACCCCGTCGATCCTCAAGGACGTCCCGGACATCTCCGACGTCAAGGTCGTCCGCGGCCTGCTCGAGGTGCACGGCGTGCGCGTGACCGACCCGGCCCGTGGCGAGCTGATCCTCGACCCGTCCCGCGTCGAGACCGCGCACTTCGCCGAGATCGACGCCCACGCCGGGTCGAGCCGCATCCCGATCCTGTTCTGCGGCCCGCTGCTGCACAAGCTGGGCGAGGCGTTCATCCCCGACCTCGGCGGCTGCCGCATCGGCGACCGGCCGATCGACTTCCACCTCGACGCACTCCGTGCCATGGGTGCCGTCGTCGACAAGCAGATCTCGGGCATCCACATCACGGCCCCGAACGGCCTCAAGGGCGCGAACATCGAGCTGCCCTACCCGAGCGTCGGCGCGACCGAGCAGGTCCTGCTCTCGTCCGTCCTCGCCGAGGGCACCACCGAGCTCCGCAACGCCGCGATCGAGCCCGAGATCATGGACCTCATCGCGATCCTGCAGAAGATGGGCGCGATCGTCACGGTCGAGCCCAGCCGCACGATCTTCATCGAGGGCGTCAAGTCGCTCCGCGGCTACACCCACCGTGCGATCAACGACCGCAACGAGGCTGCGAGCTGGGCCTCCGCCGCGCTGGCCACCAACGGCGACATCTTCGTCGAGGGCGCCAAGCAGCAGGAGCTCATGACGTTCCTCAACGTCTTCCGCAAGGTCGGCGGCGGGTTCGACATCCAGGAGGACGGCATCCGGTTCTACCGTGAGCTCGACGTCCTGAAGCCCGTCGTCATCGAGACCGACGTGCACCCCGGGTTCATGACCGACTGGCAGCAGCCGCTCGTCGTCGCGCTCACGCAGGCCGAGGGGCAGAGCGTCGTGCACGAGACCGTCTACGAGAACCGCTTCGGCTTCACCGACGCGCTCAACGAGATGGGTGCCGACATCGTCGTGCACAAGGAGGGCCTGCCGGGTCACGACCGCCGTGTCGCCCGCCGTCCCTTCGAGCAGGCCGCGGTCGTCACCGGCCCGACCAAGCTGCACGGTGCGAACGTCCGTGTCCCCGACCTCCGCGGTGGCTTCAGCCACCTCATCGCGGCGCTGACCGCCGACGGCGAGTCGCACATCACGAACGTCGGCATCATCAGCCGCGGCTACGAGCACTTCATCCCGAAGCTCCGCAAGCTCGGCGCGGACTTCGACTTCGCGGGATGA
- a CDS encoding lysophospholipid acyltransferase family protein — translation MSAEPADARAGAVDQVTTGLPNPGRRWKRGDLNVAFRITSVFVIPLFRWVAAYRWHGPNRLPADGAFVLAPNHYTNIDPLVVGTAVWVSRRPPLFLAKASIFDVPVVGKLMSGMGQIPVERSGRTRSNNPLQGGGGLVRNGGAVIVYPEGTLTRDPDLWPMRGKTGAARIALENDVPLIPMAHWGTQRILPRYSKRLNLFRKAHVDILFGEPMDLSAYRGKPIDQALLQEVTDALMAEITKLVEQLRGERAPEKRWDPSTARQKETGKFE, via the coding sequence ATGAGCGCCGAGCCGGCCGACGCCCGAGCCGGTGCGGTGGACCAGGTCACCACGGGCCTCCCGAACCCCGGGAGGCGCTGGAAGCGTGGTGACCTGAACGTCGCGTTCCGGATCACCTCGGTCTTCGTGATCCCGCTGTTCCGGTGGGTGGCGGCGTACCGCTGGCACGGCCCGAACCGCCTGCCGGCGGACGGGGCGTTCGTGCTCGCGCCGAACCACTACACGAACATCGACCCGCTGGTGGTCGGCACCGCCGTCTGGGTGAGCCGCCGACCACCGCTGTTCCTGGCGAAGGCGTCGATCTTCGACGTGCCCGTCGTCGGCAAGCTGATGTCCGGCATGGGGCAGATCCCGGTCGAACGGTCCGGCCGGACGCGCTCCAACAACCCGCTGCAGGGCGGCGGCGGCCTCGTCCGGAACGGCGGCGCCGTCATCGTCTACCCGGAGGGCACGCTCACCCGCGACCCGGACCTGTGGCCGATGCGCGGCAAGACCGGCGCTGCCCGGATCGCGCTCGAGAACGACGTGCCGCTGATCCCGATGGCGCACTGGGGCACGCAGCGGATCCTGCCGCGGTACTCGAAGCGCCTCAACCTGTTCCGCAAGGCCCACGTCGACATCCTGTTCGGTGAGCCGATGGACCTGTCCGCGTACCGGGGCAAGCCGATCGACCAGGCGCTGCTGCAGGAGGTCACGGATGCGCTGATGGCCGAGATCACGAAGCTCGTCGAACAGCTCCGCGGCGAGCGTGCCCCGGAGAAGCGGTGGGACCCGAGCACTGCCCGCCAGAAGGAGACCGGCAAGTTTGAGTGA
- a CDS encoding NAD(P)H-dependent glycerol-3-phosphate dehydrogenase, whose product MQSTDKPRVAVIGAGSWGTTFAKVLAEGGAETVVWARRPEVAREITETKRNSDYLPGINLPRTLTASTSLAAVLAGAEQVYVSVPSQTLRSNLAAIRELLPADVPVVSLMKGVEKATGLRMSEVLLQGLGIDQDRIAVASGPNLALEIARRQPTAAVVSSSSVDTATAVAAVATNPYFRSFINTDVIGTEFGGVLKNLIAVAIGIVDGVGYGENTKASIITRGLAEMTEFAVSLGAQPSTLSGLAGLGDLIATCQSPLSRNNTAGRLLGQGYRFDEVVRQMNQTAEGLASVAPILELARANGVDMPIVGQVGEVLAGRLDPRNIAPHLTETDEPQGE is encoded by the coding sequence ATGCAGTCCACCGACAAGCCGCGCGTCGCCGTCATCGGTGCCGGCAGCTGGGGGACCACGTTCGCGAAGGTCCTGGCCGAGGGCGGTGCCGAGACCGTCGTCTGGGCACGCCGGCCCGAGGTCGCGCGCGAGATCACCGAGACCAAGCGGAACTCGGACTACCTGCCCGGCATCAACCTGCCGCGCACCCTGACCGCGTCGACGTCCCTCGCCGCAGTGCTCGCCGGCGCCGAGCAGGTGTACGTCTCGGTGCCGTCGCAGACCCTCCGCTCGAACCTCGCCGCGATCCGGGAGCTCCTGCCCGCGGACGTGCCGGTCGTCAGCCTGATGAAGGGCGTCGAGAAGGCCACCGGGCTGCGGATGAGCGAGGTGCTGCTGCAGGGGCTCGGCATCGACCAGGACCGCATCGCCGTCGCCAGCGGGCCGAACCTGGCGCTCGAGATCGCCCGACGCCAGCCCACCGCGGCCGTCGTGTCGTCCTCGAGCGTCGACACCGCGACCGCCGTCGCCGCCGTCGCGACCAACCCCTACTTCCGCTCGTTCATCAACACCGACGTGATCGGCACCGAGTTCGGCGGGGTCCTCAAGAACCTCATCGCGGTGGCGATCGGCATCGTCGACGGTGTCGGCTACGGCGAGAACACCAAGGCGTCGATCATCACCCGCGGCCTGGCCGAGATGACCGAGTTCGCGGTCTCGCTCGGTGCCCAACCGTCGACGCTGTCCGGGCTCGCGGGCCTCGGCGACCTCATCGCGACCTGCCAGTCGCCGCTGTCGCGGAACAACACCGCGGGCCGGCTGCTCGGCCAGGGGTACCGTTTCGACGAGGTCGTCCGGCAGATGAACCAGACCGCGGAGGGCTTGGCCTCGGTCGCGCCGATCCTCGAGCTGGCGCGGGCGAACGGTGTCGACATGCCCATCGTCGGGCAGGTCGGCGAGGTCCTCGCCGGTAGGCTCGATCCGCGCAACATCGCGCCGCACCTCACGGAGACCGACGAGCCCCAGGGCGAGTGA